A genome region from Nycticebus coucang isolate mNycCou1 chromosome 4, mNycCou1.pri, whole genome shotgun sequence includes the following:
- the TMEM191C gene encoding transmembrane protein 191C, whose amino-acid sequence MAETQELLLQLQKDNRDGRLRKQELEELVRGLEAESESLTGRLQDLRERERSLQRRRSQAVRTLGGEACEAARERADRARGQLEAAERHRRDLEQHNRQLQEQWEELSSLLFYYGGEQPREKLAEQQLGTQLLEIQKQLELEEAKYATQTESLRQGKQRTEEAWTSFQEQNGVLQELQGKVMEAAAALDASRGSLEPSDSRPRWVQDCADSLMEEVARADCEKRLFGGAGTGALRLWALGALQTLLLLPLVFLGLVLLYMTLKHHDAVRGGLGYLGSDAALRRLRYTLSPLLELRAHGLLPA is encoded by the exons ATGGCCGAGACGCAGgagctgctgctgcagctgcagAAGGACAACCGCGACGGTCGCCTGCGGAAGCAGGAGCTGGAGGAGCTGGTGCGCGGGCTCGAGGCGGAGAGCGAGAGCCTCACCGGGCGCCTGCAGGACCTGCGCGAGCGCGAGCGCAG CCTGCAGCGGAGGCGGAGCCAGGCAGTGCGGACGCTCGGAGGGGAGGCGTGTGAAGCGGCGCGGGAGCGCGCGGACCGGGCGCGCGGACAGCTCGAGGCGGCGGAGCGGCACAGGCGGGATCTG GAGCAGCACAACCGGCAGCTGCAGGAGCAGTGGGAGGAGCTGTCGAGTCTG CTCTTCTACTACGGAGGGGAACAGCCGAGGGAGAAGCTCGCAGAGCAGCAACTCGGGACCCAACTGTTGGAGATACAG AAACAACTAGAGCTAGAGGAGGCCAAGTACGCAACCCAAACCGAAAGCTTGCGGCAG GGCAAGCAGCGGACAGAGGAGGCCTGGACCAGCTTCCAGGAGCAGAACGGAGTCCTGCAG GAGCTGCAGGGGAAAGTGATGGAGGCGGCAGCTGCCCTGGACGCCTCGCGAGGCAGCCTGGAACC GTCTGACTCTCGGCCTCGCTGGGTGCAGGACTGCGCGGACTCCCTCATGGAGGAGGTGGCCAGAGCGGACTGT GAGAAGCGGCTGTTCGGTGGTGCGGGCACTGGGGCCCTCAG GCTGTGGGCGCTGGGCGCGCTGCAGACTCTGCTGTTGCTCCCGCTGGTCTTCCTGGGGCTGGTGCTCCTTTACATGACGCTGAAGCACCACGACGCCGTCCGCGGGGGACTTGGGTACCTGGGCTCGGACGCGGCCCTCCGCCGTCTGCGCTACACGCTGTCCCCACTGCTAGAGCTGCGCGCGCACGGGTTGTTGCCCGCTTGA
- the HIC2 gene encoding hypermethylated in cancer 2 protein — protein sequence MVSGPLALRWYTWAGRRDMGPDMELPSHSKQLLLQLNQQRTKGFLCDVIIMVENSIFRAHKNVLAASSIYFKSLVLHDNLINLDTDMVSSTVFQQILDFIYTGKLLPSDQPAEPNFSTLLTAASYLQLPELAALCRRKLKRAGKPFGSGRVGSAGMGRPPRSQRLSTASVIQARYPGLVDGRKGDHAPQELPQAKGSDDELFLGSSNQESVHGLGRAICPASGEAGLGGCSSSTNGSSGGCEQELGLDLSKKSPPLPPATPGPHLTPDDPAQLSDSQHGSPPSASAPPIANSASYSELGGTPDEPMDLEGTEDNHLSLLEGSGGQPRKSLRHSARKKEWSKKDPAAGSPFERREAGPKGPCPGEEVEGLGDRVPNGILASGSGPSGPYGEPPYSCKEEEENGKDGSEDSGQSGSEGGAHYLFRQEGYETVPYGDNLYVCIPCAKGFPSSEQLNAHVETHTEEELFIKEEGAYETGSGGAEEEAEDLSAPSAAYAAEPRPFKCSVCEKTYKDPATLRQHEKTHWLTRPFPCNICGKMFTQRGTMTRHMRSHLGLKPFACDECGMRFTRQYRLTEHMRVHSGEKPYECQLCGGKFTQQRNLISHLRMHTSPS from the coding sequence GTGGTACACGTGGGCAGGGCGCAGGGACATGGGGCCCGATATGGAGCTGCCCAGCCACTCAAAGCAGCTCCTGCTGCAGCTGAACCAGCAGAGGACCAAGGGCTTCCTGTGTGACGTCATCATCATGGTGGAGAACTCCATCTTCCGGGCCCACAAGAACGTCCTGGCTGCCAGCAGCATCTACTTCAAGTCCCTGGTCCTGCACGATAACCTCATCAACCTGGACACAGACATGGTCAGCTCCACAGTGTTCCAGCAGATCCTGGACTTTATCTACACTGGCAAGCTGCTACCCAGCGACCAGCCAGCCGAGCCCAACTTCAGCACTCTCCTCACTGCCGCCAGCTACCTCCAGCTGCCGGAGCTGGCAGCCCTCTGCCGCCGCAAACTTAAGCGAGCTGGTAAGCCTTTTGGCTCTGGGCGGGTGGGATCCGCTGGCATGGGGCGGCCCCCCCGCAGCCAGCGGCTATCCACTGCCTCTGTCATCCAGGCCCGATATCCCGGGCTTGTGGACGGGCGCAAGGGGGACCATGCCCCCCAGGAGCTCCCCCAGGCCAAAGGCTCAGATGATGAACTCTTCCTGGGCAGCTCTAACCAGGAGAGTGTGCATGGCCTGGGCCGGGCTATCTGCCCAGCCAGTGGGGAGGCGGGCCTGGGGGGCTGCAGTAGCAGCACCAACGGGAGCAGCGGGGGCTGTGAGCAGGAGTTGGGCCTGGACCTGTCCAAGAAAAGCCCACCCCTGCCTCCTGCTACCCCTGGGCCCCACCTCACCCCTGACGACCCAGCCCAGCTTAGCGACAGTCAGCACGGCTCTCCCCCCTCGGCCTCTGCCCCTCCTATTGCCAACAGTGCCTCTTACTCTGAGCTGGGGGGCACCCCTGATGAGCCCATGGATCTGGAGGGGACCGAGGACAACCATCTGAGCCTCCTGGAGGGGTCTGGCGGGCAGCCGCGGAAGAGCCTCCGGCACTCGGCCCGTAAAAAGGAGTGGAGCAAGAAGGACCCGGCAGCTGGCTCCCCCTTTGAGCGGAGAGAGGCGGGGCCCAAGGGCCCCTGCCCCGGGGAGGAGGTCGAAGGGCTTGGGGACAGGGTTCCCAACGGCATCCTGGCCAGCGGGAGTGGCCCCAGTGGGCCCTATGGCGAGCCCCCATACTCCtgcaaggaagaggaggagaacgGCAAGGACGGCAGCGAGGACAGCGGGCAGAGCGGGAGCGAGGGTGGCGCCCACTACCTGTTCCGGCAGGAGGGCTACGAGACTGTTCCCTACGGGGACAACCTGTACGTGTGCATCCCCTGCGCCAAGGGCTTCCCCAGCTCGGAGCAGCTCAACGCCCACGTGGAGACGCACACGGAGGAGGAGCTGTTcatcaaggaggagggcgcctaCGAGACGGGCAGCGGTGGCGCCGAGGAGGAGGCCGAGGACCTGTCTGCGCCCAGCGCTGCCTACGCCGCCGAGCCCCGGCCCTTCAAGTGCTCCGTCTGCGAGAAGACCTACAAGGACCCTGCCACGCTGCGGCAGCACGAGAAGACGCACTGGCTGACGCGGCCCTTCCCCTGCAACATCTGCGGCAAGATGTTCACCCAGCGCGGCACCATGACGCGCCACATGCGCAGCCACCTGGGCCTGAAGCCCTTCGCCTGTGACGAGTGTGGCATGCGCTTCACGCGCCAGTACCGCCTCACGGAGCACATGCGCGTGCACTCGGGCGAGAAGCCCTACGAGTGCCAGCTGTGCGGGggcaagttcacccagcagcgCAACCTCATCAGCCACCTGCGCATGCACACCTCCCCCTCCTAG